In Panicum virgatum strain AP13 chromosome 4N, P.virgatum_v5, whole genome shotgun sequence, a single window of DNA contains:
- the LOC120668402 gene encoding uncharacterized protein LOC120668402, translating into MEAGTGSLTARGKGKAPGPPRPPPSRDEANGGGHRRGWQRRRSIWPRGRAVLVALVAMIAAAAYLLFADALPVAPPSAEWLLAAYVVWIIGLNMLVWLMN; encoded by the coding sequence ATGGAGGCCGGAACCGGCAGCCTGACGGCCCGCGGCAAGGGGAAGGCGCccgggccgccgcggccgccgccgagtcGCGACGAGGCGAACGGCGGCGGGCACCGCCGTGggtggcagaggaggaggagcatctGGCCGCGTGGCCGCGCCGTGCTCGTCGCTCTTGTCGCGatgatcgccgccgccgcgtaccTTCTCTTCGCTGACGCCCTCCCCGTGGCGCCCCCTTCGGCCGAGTGGCTGCTCGCGGCCTATGTTGTTTGGATCATCGGGCTGAACATGCTGGTTTGGCTGATGAACTGA
- the LOC120668401 gene encoding uncharacterized protein LOC120668401 — protein sequence MEAPKRGIRDEPAAAAAATAAAGGRVGGRLDALRQLIKLEDRRLQASFFFLAWGCCVMLHGTVLNRAANPEHVLAGYGLFTIGAALALLTLCGAGRAAARVEEALRGYF from the coding sequence ATGGAGGCGCCGAAGCGCGGCATCCGCGAcgaacccgccgccgcagcagcagcaacagcagcagccgggGGCCGAGTGGGAGGCCGCCTCGATGCCCTGAGGCAGCTGATCAAGCTCGAGGACCGCCGCCTCCAGGCTtcgttcttcttcctcgcctgGGGCTGCTGCGTGATGCTCCATGGTACCGTCCTGAACCGCGCGGCCAATCCGGAGCACGTCCTGGCCGGGTACGGCCTGTTCACCATCGGCGCCGCGCTGGCGTTGCTCACCCTctgcggcgccggccgcgctgCGGCTCGCGTGGAGGAAGCGCTCAGGGGGTACTTCTAG
- the LOC120668754 gene encoding dnaJ homolog 1, mitochondrial-like isoform X2 — protein sequence MCASARLGMHRSGSAHRGLRRTSVTACSARRARHAVLTSPRRTGVAAGHRLALARRPFPPFRSGAAPPRAAVAARSLALHDGSARAARRGVVPAGPFRTGRWCPRIPRARRATRQAGWGPVQAFQSPASRLHRGQGRRIAAMGGGSGRPCYYAVLGVSRDASAVDIRAAYRRQALKWHPDKLQVRGDDGDRRRANEEAKAKFQQLQMAYEGAQPHRGGDGGHGGRGDQQGLRRPASGARAMDAAVSSLRCGS from the exons ATGTGCGCATCGGCTCGACTCGGCATGCATAGGAGTGGCTCCGCTCACCGCGGTCTGCGGCGTACAAGCGTCACGGCTTGCAGTGCTCGCCGCGCCCGGCATGCGGTGCTCACCTCGCCGCGGCGTACAGGTGTCGCGGCCGGCCACAGGCTGGCGCTGGCACGCCGGCCATTTCCGCCTTTCCGGAGCGGGGCCGCTCCCCCGCGCGCGGCCGTTGCAGCCCGGAGCCTCGCGCTCCACGACGGTTCCGCGCGcgcagcgcggcgcggcgtggtgccCGCAGGACCTTTTCGAACGGGTCGCTGGTGCCCTCGCATCCCCCGTGCTCGGCGCGCTACAAGACAGGCGGGTTGGGGCCCGGTCCAGGCATTCCAATCTCCGGCGAGTCGCCTACACCGAGGACAGGGCAGACGGATAGCGGCGATGGGCGGAGGCTCCGGGAGGCCGTGCTACTACGCGGTGCTGGGCGTGTCCCGGGACGCGTCCGCCGTCGACATCCGCGCCGCCTACCGCCGGCAGGCCCTG AAGTGGCATCCCGACAAGCTGCAGGTGCGGGGGGACGACGGCGACCGTCGCCGGGCAAATGAGGAAGCCAAGGCCAAGTTCCAGCAACTGCAGATGGCGTACGAAG GAGCCCAACCTCACCGTGGAGGAGATGGTGGCCATGGTGGACGAGGAGATCAACAAGGGCTACGGCGACCTGCCTCGGGGGCCAGGGCGATGGACGCCGCCGTATCGTCGCTCCGCTGCGGGAGCTAG
- the LOC120668754 gene encoding dnaJ homolog 1, mitochondrial-like isoform X3, translating to MCASARLGMHRSGSAHRGLRRTSVTACSARRARHAVLTSPRRTGVAAGHRLALARRPFPPFRSGAAPPRAAVAARSLALHDGSARAARRGVVPAGPFRTGRWCPRIPRARRATRQAGWGPVQAFQSPASRLHRGQGRRIAAMGGGSGRPCYYAVLGVSRDASAVDIRAAYRRQALKWHPDKLQVRGDDGDRRRANEEAKAKFQQLQMAYEVLSDASKKAVYDRDVVVFPSVSDLESTFILDMMPVS from the exons ATGTGCGCATCGGCTCGACTCGGCATGCATAGGAGTGGCTCCGCTCACCGCGGTCTGCGGCGTACAAGCGTCACGGCTTGCAGTGCTCGCCGCGCCCGGCATGCGGTGCTCACCTCGCCGCGGCGTACAGGTGTCGCGGCCGGCCACAGGCTGGCGCTGGCACGCCGGCCATTTCCGCCTTTCCGGAGCGGGGCCGCTCCCCCGCGCGCGGCCGTTGCAGCCCGGAGCCTCGCGCTCCACGACGGTTCCGCGCGcgcagcgcggcgcggcgtggtgccCGCAGGACCTTTTCGAACGGGTCGCTGGTGCCCTCGCATCCCCCGTGCTCGGCGCGCTACAAGACAGGCGGGTTGGGGCCCGGTCCAGGCATTCCAATCTCCGGCGAGTCGCCTACACCGAGGACAGGGCAGACGGATAGCGGCGATGGGCGGAGGCTCCGGGAGGCCGTGCTACTACGCGGTGCTGGGCGTGTCCCGGGACGCGTCCGCCGTCGACATCCGCGCCGCCTACCGCCGGCAGGCCCTG AAGTGGCATCCCGACAAGCTGCAGGTGCGGGGGGACGACGGCGACCGTCGCCGGGCAAATGAGGAAGCCAAGGCCAAGTTCCAGCAACTGCAGATGGCGTACGAAG TGCTGTCGGACGCCTCCAAGAAGGCGGTGTACGACCGAGACGTCGTCGTCTTCCCGTCCGTGTCCGATCTGGAGAGCACTTTCATCTTAGATATGATGCCTGTTTCGTGA
- the LOC120668754 gene encoding uncharacterized protein LOC120668754 isoform X1, with amino-acid sequence MCASARLGMHRSGSAHRGLRRTSVTACSARRARHAVLTSPRRTGVAAGHRLALARRPFPPFRSGAAPPRAAVAARSLALHDGSARAARRGVVPAGPFRTGRWCPRIPRARRATRQAGWGPVQAFQSPASRLHRGQGRRIAAMGGGSGRPCYYAVLGVSRDASAVDIRAAYRRQALKWHPDKLQVRGDDGDRRRANEEAKAKFQQLQMAYEVLSDASKKAVYDRDVVVFPSPTSPWRRWWPWWTRRSTRATATCLGGQGDGRRRIVAPLRELVAPAPTQLPLPAGMPAGSRRPLVLDTESLWHQVPTATGVPRPVRPHRLALHASWADRMSRDEPNKSSCSPL; translated from the exons ATGTGCGCATCGGCTCGACTCGGCATGCATAGGAGTGGCTCCGCTCACCGCGGTCTGCGGCGTACAAGCGTCACGGCTTGCAGTGCTCGCCGCGCCCGGCATGCGGTGCTCACCTCGCCGCGGCGTACAGGTGTCGCGGCCGGCCACAGGCTGGCGCTGGCACGCCGGCCATTTCCGCCTTTCCGGAGCGGGGCCGCTCCCCCGCGCGCGGCCGTTGCAGCCCGGAGCCTCGCGCTCCACGACGGTTCCGCGCGcgcagcgcggcgcggcgtggtgccCGCAGGACCTTTTCGAACGGGTCGCTGGTGCCCTCGCATCCCCCGTGCTCGGCGCGCTACAAGACAGGCGGGTTGGGGCCCGGTCCAGGCATTCCAATCTCCGGCGAGTCGCCTACACCGAGGACAGGGCAGACGGATAGCGGCGATGGGCGGAGGCTCCGGGAGGCCGTGCTACTACGCGGTGCTGGGCGTGTCCCGGGACGCGTCCGCCGTCGACATCCGCGCCGCCTACCGCCGGCAGGCCCTG AAGTGGCATCCCGACAAGCTGCAGGTGCGGGGGGACGACGGCGACCGTCGCCGGGCAAATGAGGAAGCCAAGGCCAAGTTCCAGCAACTGCAGATGGCGTACGAAG TGCTGTCGGACGCCTCCAAGAAGGCGGTGTACGACCGAGACGTCGTCGTCTTCCC GAGCCCAACCTCACCGTGGAGGAGATGGTGGCCATGGTGGACGAGGAGATCAACAAGGGCTACGGCGACCTGCCTCGGGGGCCAGGGCGATGGACGCCGCCGTATCGTCGCTCCGCTGCGGGAGCTAGTGGCGCCGGCCCCCACGCAGCTGCCACTGCCAGCAGGGATGCCCGCAGGAAGTCGTCGTCCACTCGTCCTCGACACCGAGTCCCTGTGGCACCAAGTGCCCACCGCCACCGGGGTTCCACGGCCCGTTCGGCCGCACAGGCTAGCTCTGCATGCTTCATGGGCCGACCGAATGAGCCGTGATGAACCAAATAAGTCTAGCTGTAGCCCCCTATAA